TCTAGGCATACTGGGATTTACCGGATGCAATTCAATGCATGGTGTCGCCAGTAATGAAATGGGAAATGGATACTACCAGCGTGGTGAATATGCTCAGGCACATGCCGCGTTCACCCGTGCCATTGCCGACAATCCTGGCAATCCAGACTATGTCCACAATCTGGCCGTGGTTATGGAAAAAGAAGGAGATCTGGCAGGTGCCGAACAGACCTACCGCAACGCATTACGCCTTGACCCCTCGCATCAACCTTCTCACCACGGATTGGCCGAGTTAATGATCAGTCAAGGTCGTCAACAGGAAGCAGCACAGCACATCACGGCATGGCGGGACACTCAACCTTATATCGCAGAATCGCATCTCGAAATGGCTTGGATGCTCGAGCAGTCAGGGGATCTTTCTGGAGCCGAACAGTCGCTGAAAGCCGCCTCGAACGTCGACCCCAATCATCCTAAAGTGCTTGCACATTTAGGTCAGGTGTATCAGCAATCCGGTCGCTCAGACGAAGCACTGGCCATGTATAAACAATCCTTGAATTCGGAATGGTACCAGCCACAGGTCCAGTCGCGGATTGCTTCCATTAAAAAACCATATTCAACGACCAGCCCACAAAATCGCATTGTAGCAAAAGGCTGGGAGCATGGGCCGGTAGGCAATGGTAATAGTCTGTTCCGTTACCAGACTCGCACAGCCCAGGCCAGCTATACACACCCCCTGCCCACATACACCAACGGCGGCTCAACAGGTACTATCGCTATGATGAATGCCCCACAGATGAGCCATGCGTCCGCATTATCCAGTCAATCAATGGCGTCTCAACCAATGCTGGTCGCTCCTGGTGTGGCAGGTCAGCCGGTTCAACTGGGAGTCCCGGCGATGGCGGCTTCTCCTGAACCGATCAATGTCGACCCGGCTCATTACCCTTCCGAACAACCGGCTACAGCCGGTGCTCCCGTAGTACAACCCTACTAAAACAAGCCAAATCAACGCAGACGAGACGAGGTTGATGTCATAGTAAACCTCCAGAGAAATCTGGAAGATTGCTTAAAAATCAACCGAACAGTAACCCCTGCGATCACAGCACAATGTTCAAAAAGAGGAAACAGGATTCCCCTCTCCTGCGTTGATTCTAAAAGCCGTCTTGTTAGAATGAGAGTCACAGCGGGATGTGGCTCAGCCTGGTAGAGCGCTGCGTTCGGGACGCAGAGGTCGCAAGTTCAAATCTTGTCATCCCGACTAGACCGCGTAAAAGATCAGGTATTACCACGAACCATAAGCAAGTGGCCCGGGGCAGAAGTGAACGGTCAACAATCTAAATGGCAAAATGTCTGTTCGTACTGAGTGACTAATTTTGTCTCTCGTCAGGCATAAAACTGCTCGATTTTATAAATCCGCAGAGTAATTTCCGAATCGCGTTTCCACTTGGTGGAACGGGAATAGTAGGCGACTAGTGCTTCATCACCAACAAACGTCACCGAGGGATAGGATGCGTCTACCGAAGACTGGTTTTCGATATCCTTGAAGTACTTCCAGGTTTTTCCCTCATCCTGAGAAATCGCTGTGGTCAACGGCGTACGTGGCCAGTTTGAAGGTGAGGCCACATTATTCCAGATCAGCAACAGATCGCCGGTCTTGGGAATCCGTTTGACGAGCGGAGGTGCTTCGGGTGCGGGGAGCTCTGACGGCTCGGGAGTGCTCCAGTGCACACCGCCATCCTCGGAAATACTCTGATAAAGTCTCTGGTTTGTATTGCGCAGAAAACACAACAGACGACCGTCTTTCAACTCAACAATCGCCGGTTCATGACAGCCGCGTCCCTTCGCCGTCATACTGTCGACACTTCGCTTCCAGGTGCGAAATCCGTCATCTGAATAAAAGACGAACGAATGCAGATTTCCTCCTTTATAGGCAGTGCCCCCAATGTATTTTTCTGCGAACGGTCCATGCGCGGGAACGATCACACGACCGGTACTCAGTCTCAGTGCATGGTCGGCATTACAGCAGTACCACCCCGATTCGGAAATTTGACGCTGCTCTCCCCAGGTCTGGCAATTATCCGTTGAACGTCGGCAGTACACATTCCGCTGTTTCGCACTGTCCCAGCCGACGTAAAAGAACAAGACTTCATTTTCAGACAGCCGAACCAGATTCGGATGCTTCACATTGTGTTTCCATTCGTTGGGTTGTATGCCCCGACGCCCTCCCCAGGTCCGTCCTTTATCTTTTGAGACCATGGACGTAATCTGACAGGCTACATGATCGCCAATACCGGAGTGGCCTTTTTTTTGTGACGGATTTTCCGATTGACTGTAGTATTCCGACCAGACCAGTAGCAGATGCTCGTCATCCAACGGAAAAATCAACTGATGATCGTGACGGGGAAAGTGGGGCATCCAGGGACAGACGATCTGATCATGCACCGGCTTCAAGAGTGGACGATTCTTGCCAATCGACTCTCCCTTTGCATGCAGAATCGAAGTGGAATAGCCCCCCAGTAGGGAACAGGCCAGTGACGACTTTAAAAAAGAGCGACGTGGAATATTCACAGGGCAATACTTTCTTTTCTGAGCGCATTCATTTTTGTATTTCCGTTTGGCGATCGGTCGTCAGCAGAGTGGTCTTGAGAGGCCGCGTCATTCGAAACACGCCTGCAGGCCCGCCCGGTGCACCGGAATAAAAGAAGACATGCTGCACACCGGTTTTCAAATCGACTACGGAACCTCCGGTATGGAAGCCATCGGCTGTCTCATAAAATTTACCTTCGCGGTCAAACAGTCGGCATTCCATTTTCCATACTGCCGTCTCCCATTTCTCGGGTGCGATGCTGAAAAGATTGATTGACATGCTGCTACGGTCTGACTGCACCGCTTCGAAGTTTCCGGTCACGGGATTGAATATCAGGTCGGAGGTATCTACCGAGCGTTTACTGATCATGTTGGTCTCTTTGACTTCGATTGGCGCTCCAGGCTTGCCGCGCATCTGAATCAAATTGCGCGTTGTCTGATTCCGGGCCAGCCCATAAAATTCTCCCTGATGAAAGACAAAATTGGGCTCGGCCTGATGGCACCAGTCGGGCAGAGGAATGCTGATGTTTTTCCAGCTTTCGCCCCCATCTTTCGATTGATAGAGTGCCAGTTCCCTCACAATGCTGCCAGGCCGATTATTTTTATAGTGAGTATGGTGTCCAAACAACAGCAGGCCTAGTTTCGGATCGTCAATGATCCTGGGGCCGACGTAAACAATGGGACCGGAATGATGGTCTTCCCGAAAAGCGGTTTTCAGATGACGCCAGGATTTCCCCTCGTCATCCGAACGAAAGACACCATGATTACAGACCAGAATGACCGCCCCGTCCCGCGTCGTTCCAACAGCATTCAGATGCACTTTGTAGCCGAGCGGACTCAGATTTTTGGGGCCGAATTTGTAACGATGAGACAGGGGGATCATACCGCCACGGTTACGGTCTGCTGCCTGCATACAGTTCCGTATATCGTAAGGTGTAGACCATTTTTTTCCTCCATCCGTTGAACGCACAATCACGGAATAGGTGGTATCGGCGTCAGCTTTGCCCGCGACATTCACATTATGTCCCGGCATGGCGCGATGAACGACAATCAGGGAATCCCCCGACTTTGTAGCTACGGGCCAGCCATAATGGTCGTTGTCTCCCTGGGGATTGTAAGGGAGATTGACGGGAGCAATTTCGAACTGGGCTGCATTCTCGCAACAGGCTTGAGCGTTTGGTTCCGCCTTTAATAATCGCTTCACCAGAGAGTGTGATTGAGGATCGTCGACCGTTGCCGATGCCAGTTTTAAATATGCTTGTGCCAGGTGGGTCCCCAGATCGATCTGCCCGCGGGAACTATAATGTGCCAGAAGTGTCGTTGGCTTTCCGTTAACAGTGATTTCCTCCGGTTTCCGCTCCAATGAATCCGTATCGACCATGATCACGTTTGCCATTTCATCGGCAACCTGCTGCTGTGCCTGACGGATATTCTCTGTAGATTCCCGTTGCGGAATGATCCTGCTGATCCGGCCGAAGATAACCGGTAATTCAGGCTGGTCAGACTTCCGGCGAACCTCTTGAATCAGATTACGGAATTTCTTTGCATATGCCGGTTCATGGAAACGGGCATCCCGTTCCCCCTGCATCCAGAACAGGGCAGCAACTTCTCCCCCGCTGGCTTTTTGCGCGTCATCCAGTTTCTGAAACAGTCCCCTGAGCAGAGGCATGCGCGGCTGCCAAAGTCTGATTGCTGTGCCTCCTTTGGCATGTTTGATCAGACCAATATCCTGGTCCGGATATGCCTGTGAAAGTTCATGAGCGATCGCTAAATCAGGACCGAATTCCTTTCCGGGTTCTACATAATCAACTTTATTATGATAGGGAACCCATTTTCCTTTCGACCAGAAATAAACGTTCTTCGGTGGTTGCTGTAAGTTATCCGGCAGTTCGGTGAGCGTTCCCTGCGAAACCATGTTCGACTGACCTGCCAGGAGAAACAGTTTGTCGATCGCAGGGTCTTTCGCAAAGAGTATGGAAACGTTGAACCATCCCGCCAACAAAATTGACAGGAATATGAATCGTCGTAGAGAATTGCAAATAATGTCACTGCTCCTGTACTGAATTGATAAATGTCTATCCTATATCCTACACGAATCAACGATGCTCTGTCTGATATAATCTGGTGATCTGCCTTGATTCCGCACTCCCATGATTGTCGCTGACGCAACTGACGTCTATTCAACATAGCGAATAACATGTTCACTTTTGCGACTTCTGATTTTAAGGGCATAATCGGTTTGCTATTCCAGGTGACAGTCTCTACAAACAGAACTGACAAATAAAATAATATCAACTGCTTTCGGAAGTTTACTGATTTAAAACAATAAGGCTCATCATTGTGAACCGTTTGCGAGTAGCGCTGCTTGTGGAAACGTCGAGAGGGTACGGACGTGGAATTCTGCACGGCGTCTGGCAATATATTCAAGAACACGAAACCTGGTCGATTCTGTATCGCCCCTGCGGTTTCGGACAAGTGGCGCCTTCCTGGATCTCATCCTGGGATGGGGACGGGATTATCGCTTTCATTGATACTGCGAAAACCGCACGACTGTTAAAGCAGTCTGGCGTCCCCACCATCGATCTGCTTGGAGAGCTTGTTCCTAAACCCAAAGTTCCCTTTGTAGCGCCTGATAATCAGCAGGTCGCTAAATTGGCAGTTCAGTATTTTCTGGACCGGGGTTATCAGTCATTTGCGGCATGTGGATTTCGTGCCGGTCTGCGTCCCATGCTGGATCAGCGTTGTCTTTATTTTCAGCAACAAATTCAGGAGACCGGAGCCGAATGTGCGTTGTTTACGCCACGAGGAGGCGGAAAAGAGGGGCCTTCCTGGGAACGTGAACAGGAACAGATCGCCCGCTGGATACAAAGCCTGCCCAAGCCACTGGCACTCTTCACTTGTAACGATACACGAGGACGGGAAGTCTTGAACACCTGTCAGACACACAATATTTCCGTTCCGGAAGAGGTCGCGGTACTGGGAGTTGGCAATGACGATATTCTCTGTCAGCTCAGTGACGAACGTCTGAGCAGCATCGACGTAGATCCGCAACGGGTGGGGTACCAGGCGGCCGCCGTGTTAGATTCATTCATGCATCATAAACAGGTTTCCGATCTGACATTGATCCCTCCCCGCCGGGTTGTGTCTCGGCACTCGACGGATTCATTGGCCGTCACAGATCCGGAACTGGCAACCGCGATTCAATATATCAGACGCTATGCCTGTCAGCAGATTCAGGTGGAAGACGTTGTGAAACAGGTAAATCTGGAACGCCGCGTACTTGAACGACGATTTCGAAAACTGCTGGGACGTTCTCCCAAGGCAGAGATTATTCGCCTGCAACTGGTGCGCGCCCGAGAACTCCTGGCAGAAACTCCCCTGTCTAATACGGAAATCGCCTACCGCTGCGGGTTCAACAGTGCAGCCTATTTTATGGACCTGTTTCGCCGTAAAGTCGGTCAGACGCCAGGAGAATTTCGCCAGGCCTCTCAGAGCCCCGAGCATATTGTTTAAACCATAACATTAAATACTCTACAGCACGAAAATGACGCGTATCAGAATACCTGATTCGCAATTGTGAATAGACGATAATCAGGAACATGCTACTGTAGTAATCTGGCAGTTTCTCAATCAAGTGATACTGCCGACAGCCTTACTTTTCAGACAATAATCGACTGTATCACATTAACGGGAATACAGGACAGGCTGAAAAATATCAAACAACTAAAGCAGTAAGAACAACTATGGATCAATTTGAAATTGCCTCTCGCCTCAAACAGGATGGATACTGCGTTGTTGAAAATGTGATTCCTGCGAACAAGGTCGATTCCATCCGTAAAGAAGTTGTCGCCGCTCAACTGGCGCATCACGAAGAAGCCGAACGCGAGCTCGAAAAAACGCGTGCCCGCGGACACCGGATCGGTGTAATCGGTGTGGGGCTGTTAAAGCAGGTCATTAATGCCACACAGTGTTTTGCCCCTTACCTGGCTGATCCCCGTGTACTGGGAGTTGCAGAAGAGATTTTCGGCGACTTTGTCCGCATCTCCTGTACGGACTGTGTGGTCACGTATCCCGGAAATGATCGGGGGTACTGGCACGCCGACTGGCCCTACAATGCCACGAACACCACGCACGTCAAGGCACCCTACCCGGATATAATGATGCATCTGGCTTCGATCTGGATGCTGACTCCTTTTACAAAAGAGAACGGCGCGACTTACATTCTTCCCGGCAGCCATAAATATGATAACAACCCTGCCGCCGGCGGAATGAGCGGCATCGATCAGGATGCACATCATCCAGCTGAACTTCAAGCGACCGGATCTGCAGGCAGCGTCTTATTATACGACAGTCGGCTCTGGCATGCCGTCGCACCGAATTTTAGTGACGAATCGCGAGCTGCCTTGATCATTCGCTATGCTCCCTGGTGGCTCAATCTGACTCCCACTATTCGCGGCACTCCCGATCATGAGCGGATGGTTCTGGAAACGGGAGGCAAAAATTACGATGCGATCCCGGTTCGCAGAGAGGCATTCGAAATACTTCCTGACAACATCAAGGATCTGTATCGGCATTGGGTGTCTGAATGACTTATACAGCAGGTTTGACTCCTGGTAGAACAGGAGGAAGCTTTCTGCAGTATGTCTTACAGTATTTCCTCCTGATCTGCCTGTGCCTGGCGTTTCTCGGCGGAAGTGCTTGCGCTGATGTGCCTCTAACTGCTGCGCTAGACTGGCAGGAGCTTCCCTTGCCGGCACCTGAAACCGCTGGCCAGTATGTCGTCCTGCACGATCAACTGCTTTTTGTCTTCGCCAATCGCATTTTCGCGCTCAACGGGCCCAACGCAACCTGGCAGCAGGCTGACCTCGCATCCCATGAGGAATGGCCATTGCTGTTTCAACAATTGAAACAGGGTGCCAGTCTGCAACCTACCACGGCCGGCATCATCTGCACTGGGGGAACATCAGCACAAGTACGTCTGATCAGAGCAAGCAATGGGCAACTGCAACTTTCTACGCTCCCCCCATTGCCGGATCGGATTCAACAGCCAGCTTGTGCCGTTCTGAATGATGTGCTGTATGTACTGGGCCAGCTTGAGAACAGTGCCAATAGTACAGGCTGGTCGATAGATGTTTCAGCCAACGCAAATCAGCAACCCCACTGGAAGGAATGGCAACTACCAGTTAAGCAGCTCCAGCAGCCAGTACTCCGGGTTCAGAACGGAAGCCTGTATCTGTTGCAGAAACAATCATCCGAAGTTTTTCTCTACAAAAATCAGGAGATCTGGCAAGCAGCCACCCCTGCTCCGACCAGCACTTTCAGTCAGCCGCCCCTCGCTCTGGGCCCCTCTCATTTCCTGCTACCTGCTGATTCCGCAGGCGGCAATGATCTGCTCTATCACACGATCACCGATACCTGGCGCATCGCCCCTTTCATACTAGAGCCAATGCCCGATCAATCGCAGTCAACGCTGCAGTCAGTCTGCAACTGGCAAGGTGGCATGCTGATGGTCTATCCGGAGAGACTGTTCTGGGGACATCCACAGCGGCTCTCGCAAGGCTTTCAAGTAGCCGACCTGATTGTACTCGGGTTGTACTCGGTGATGCTCATCGCAATGAGCGTCTATTTTACCAGACGGAATCAGGACTGTCGTGAATATTTTCTGGCTGGTCAACGCATTCCCTGGTGGGCTGCCGGACTGAGTCTACTGGGCAGTTCGCTTAGTGCCATTACCTTCATGGCATTTCCTGCCATGGCTTTTCGGACCAACTGGGTCTACCTGCTGGGAAACTTCATGATATTGGCGGTCGCACCACTGGTGATCTGGTTTTACCTCCCCTTTTACCGTCGCCTGAATGTGACAACAGCCTATGAGTATCTGGAATATCGTTTCGGTCTGCCCTCGCGACTGGTCGGCAGCAGTGCGTTTCTGCTGTTTCAACTGGGGCGTATGGGGGTCGTGGTTTATCTTCCAGCACTGGCACTTTCGACTGTGAGCAGTTGGGATATTTATACCTGTATTCTGGTGATCGGCTGCGTGGCGACATTGTATACGACGCTGGGAGGCATCGAAGCTGTTATCTGGACTGATGTCATACAGGTTCTCGTGTTGATTGGAGGGGCTCTCGTCAGTCTGTTTGTCATTCTGTCGAAAATTCCGGGCGGGATGGAGACAGCCATTTCCTCAAGTCTCTCAGCGGGCAAACTGCATGCGGTAAATTACTCTTGGGACGTGGCATCGACGGGAATCGGCGTCGTAATTGTCGGGAGCCTGTTCAAGTTTCTGATTCCCTACAGCAGTGATCAGGGAGTGATTCAGCGTTACCTGACCACCAGTGACGAACGTCAGGCGGCGCGGGGAATCTGGCTCAACGCCGCTGCATCGATTCCCGTCTGGACGCTGTTTTTTGCGCTGGGAACCGGCTTGTGGGTCTTTTACCAAGCCAGCCCGGAGCGACTCGATCCACTCGGTAGAACCGACGAAATTTTTGCCTGGTTCATTGTGCATGAACTTCCCGCCGGTATCTCGGGTTTAGTGATCGCCGGTCTGTTTGCCGCTTCCATGTCGAGCCTGGATACCAGTCTCAACTCCATGGCGACGGCCATCACTGCTGACTTTTATCAGAGTTTCCGACCTCAATCATCTGACCGTAGTGCATTGCGACTGGCACGTTTGCTGACGGTGTTGTTGGGGATCTTCGGAACACTGACTGCCATCTATCTGGCTCGTGCGAACACACAGTCCATCTGGGATCAGTTTCTAAAGATCATGGGACTGTTCGGTGGAGGACTGGCAGGAATGTTCATCGCAGGTATTTTCACACGCCGCACCAGCCAGACAGGGATCCTCGTCGGATTTTCGCTGAGTGCGATTGTGCTCTATCAGGTTCAACTACGGGGCACTGTCCATTTTTTTCTGTACGGTGCCATTGGAATTCTGACCTGTGCTCTCAGCGGCTGGCTGTTCAGCCTGCTACTGCCCCAGAGCAGGAAACAGATCGAAGGCCTGACGATTTATACGTTAAACCCACCGAATGCTGTGGAAACTGACATTCAGCCATCAGAGTCAATTGACTAAACAGGCCCTCTTTTCAGTTTGCTTCTTTTTTCAGATTGAATTCATGTTTGAGCGGCGCCTTTCCCGCATCGACTTGAAATTCCAGCGTGGAAGCGGAGTTCCATTTCTCTGGCAGAAACTGTTCTGTGGTCGGACCATCGTCCATAGGGCTGATTTCCGCTTTCTTATCGACGGGGCGATAAGCTTCCACTTGCACACGATGCTTTCCTAGAGGTACGCCTCCTTTATGATCAATGACGAATGTGCCATTTTCAATATAAGCCGCGGAAGCAGGCCCCCCCTTTTCACCGAGGGGAGTAAACCTGATGAGTCCATCTGTGACAGGTGAATCTTCATAAATTACGGTCCCCTGAACAACCCGACGCAACGGTTCATCGTCAAGCTGTGTTCCACAACCAGACAGGACGAGGCTTAATAATCCGAGAATCAGCCCGTTTCGAATCATTACTGTGTATCCTTATTAATAAACTGAGAGAGGAACCCTGACTGGTTCACACTCTTTCTTTTGCTAAAAATTAACGTCAAAGCTTAAAATTAAAACTCGCCAACAACCTCTCTACCGGCCCGTGTGGTCAGGTCTGCTAGAACCCCCGCATCGATATTTTCAGAAATAAAGTGGACGCTACCATCGGCCATCAGCATATGACAACCACCGGTATGCCTGCTGGACAGCGCCCCATCCAATCGATAATTCCCCGGCGGTGTCCCTAAACGTGTGTTAAAGCCGTTGATGCCATCGGACGTATCGACCAAGTTACTGTAGTTCCAGTAAAACCCTTCATTAGAACCAGGTCCCCCGCCGAGTACTTCCCCTACGATAAAGGTAGTACTCGTACCATCGACAATGTCTCTGACTTTCGTATTCGAGAGCGCAAAGAAGATGCCGTCTTTATTCACCCCCATACGATTGGCCGTCGCAGAGCAACGACGCTGCACACTGTCTGCCACTCCCGCCATATTGGTAATTCCAAAATCCTGCTTATCACAGGCGTCACCTTTAGAGCCAACAGTGCAACCACCATTCGTCCGGTTACTGCAGCAAGTCACCAGTTCAAACCCCTGATCGTCACTGGGACAGAGATAGACGGGGATCTGTGTCGCACCTAAAGACCAGTCAGCAACGCTCGTGTTGTAATAATAGTCGGTAAAGGTGTACTGATTGTACAAATTGGCGTGATCCAGAAACGGCAGGATATACACACTCCAGGCCCAGCCACGGATCTGAATAGAATAACCACAGGTACTGTCTGCAATCAGCGATCCAGGAGGGAACAGGGAATGTGTTTCGTGATAGTTGTGCAGAGCCAGTCCCACCTGTTTGAAGTTATTTTTGCAGGCAGAACGACGGGCCGCTTCGCGTGCCTGTTGAACAGCCGGCAGGAGCAGAGCAATCAAAATGGCTATGATGGCAATCACGACCAGCAACTCAATCAAAGTAAAAGCACGTCGGCGCATGATAGATTCTCGATTCAAGTAATAAGGTATAAACAGAATCACTCAATCAGTGACGGATTGAATGTAGAAAACGAAAGAGACAGGAATCTTAACCGAGAATAAAGCGCAACTTGACCGATGCCAATTCGTAATAGCGACATCTCAATTCGTCTTTGCGTCAAGCCAGAGACAAAGGACATGTCTCCTTAATGCTCTGGGCTATTCAAAATCGCTTCCATGCTTCCTGAACGAGAAAGCATCCTGCCCTCATATTCCCTGTCTGAGGGACTCTCAGGAAGCTCGCGACCTAAGCATCTGCGGAAACCTGAAACAGGCTGAATTGTCAAATATCGCGACTTTGATGAAATACCGCCAAGTATCTCTCAAACAACCAGCCCCAGATCTGCATTGATTATCCAGGCTTTAAAGACGAATAGTGTAAAGTGCCAGACAAAGCGTCTATGGCAGTTGTAACAGCAAAGGTGACTTGCTGACGACTTTGGCATTCACACGATAGGGCGGACGATTACCGAAGTCGATGCTATATTCTTCGGCCTGAAACCCTCTGGGAACATGCAGTGTGAACTTTCCTTCCACATCGGATTTCCCCCGTGAATAGATCCGGCCTGAATCCACCGTCATAATCATAGCTCCTTCGACCGGGCGATCATAAGCATCGATCAGTTTCCCTTTCTGCGGAAAGGTTGGGACGAGTTCAATCGTTGACAGCTGGAATTCAGTGGCTCCGGCTGGAATTTCAGACGTTTCCGAGATCCCCCCCACCTGGGTCCATTGGGAATAGTCACGGGGCTTGCTGATTAATTGAATCCGAACCGATTCCCCCGGAAGTAATTCTGCTGTGTAGATCCCATCCTTGTCAGAAAAGGCTCGTTGAGAATTAAGCCTTCCCCCTTGT
This window of the Gimesia fumaroli genome carries:
- a CDS encoding tetratricopeptide repeat protein, which codes for MHSTRIKLSFISNFAVLFSLGILGFTGCNSMHGVASNEMGNGYYQRGEYAQAHAAFTRAIADNPGNPDYVHNLAVVMEKEGDLAGAEQTYRNALRLDPSHQPSHHGLAELMISQGRQQEAAQHITAWRDTQPYIAESHLEMAWMLEQSGDLSGAEQSLKAASNVDPNHPKVLAHLGQVYQQSGRSDEALAMYKQSLNSEWYQPQVQSRIASIKKPYSTTSPQNRIVAKGWEHGPVGNGNSLFRYQTRTAQASYTHPLPTYTNGGSTGTIAMMNAPQMSHASALSSQSMASQPMLVAPGVAGQPVQLGVPAMAASPEPINVDPAHYPSEQPATAGAPVVQPY
- a CDS encoding sialidase family protein, which gives rise to MNIPRRSFLKSSLACSLLGGYSTSILHAKGESIGKNRPLLKPVHDQIVCPWMPHFPRHDHQLIFPLDDEHLLLVWSEYYSQSENPSQKKGHSGIGDHVACQITSMVSKDKGRTWGGRRGIQPNEWKHNVKHPNLVRLSENEVLFFYVGWDSAKQRNVYCRRSTDNCQTWGEQRQISESGWYCCNADHALRLSTGRVIVPAHGPFAEKYIGGTAYKGGNLHSFVFYSDDGFRTWKRSVDSMTAKGRGCHEPAIVELKDGRLLCFLRNTNQRLYQSISEDGGVHWSTPEPSELPAPEAPPLVKRIPKTGDLLLIWNNVASPSNWPRTPLTTAISQDEGKTWKYFKDIENQSSVDASYPSVTFVGDEALVAYYSRSTKWKRDSEITLRIYKIEQFYA
- a CDS encoding sialate O-acetylesterase translates to MLAGWFNVSILFAKDPAIDKLFLLAGQSNMVSQGTLTELPDNLQQPPKNVYFWSKGKWVPYHNKVDYVEPGKEFGPDLAIAHELSQAYPDQDIGLIKHAKGGTAIRLWQPRMPLLRGLFQKLDDAQKASGGEVAALFWMQGERDARFHEPAYAKKFRNLIQEVRRKSDQPELPVIFGRISRIIPQRESTENIRQAQQQVADEMANVIMVDTDSLERKPEEITVNGKPTTLLAHYSSRGQIDLGTHLAQAYLKLASATVDDPQSHSLVKRLLKAEPNAQACCENAAQFEIAPVNLPYNPQGDNDHYGWPVATKSGDSLIVVHRAMPGHNVNVAGKADADTTYSVIVRSTDGGKKWSTPYDIRNCMQAADRNRGGMIPLSHRYKFGPKNLSPLGYKVHLNAVGTTRDGAVILVCNHGVFRSDDEGKSWRHLKTAFREDHHSGPIVYVGPRIIDDPKLGLLLFGHHTHYKNNRPGSIVRELALYQSKDGGESWKNISIPLPDWCHQAEPNFVFHQGEFYGLARNQTTRNLIQMRGKPGAPIEVKETNMISKRSVDTSDLIFNPVTGNFEAVQSDRSSMSINLFSIAPEKWETAVWKMECRLFDREGKFYETADGFHTGGSVVDLKTGVQHVFFYSGAPGGPAGVFRMTRPLKTTLLTTDRQTEIQK
- a CDS encoding AraC family transcriptional regulator, which encodes MNRLRVALLVETSRGYGRGILHGVWQYIQEHETWSILYRPCGFGQVAPSWISSWDGDGIIAFIDTAKTARLLKQSGVPTIDLLGELVPKPKVPFVAPDNQQVAKLAVQYFLDRGYQSFAACGFRAGLRPMLDQRCLYFQQQIQETGAECALFTPRGGGKEGPSWEREQEQIARWIQSLPKPLALFTCNDTRGREVLNTCQTHNISVPEEVAVLGVGNDDILCQLSDERLSSIDVDPQRVGYQAAAVLDSFMHHKQVSDLTLIPPRRVVSRHSTDSLAVTDPELATAIQYIRRYACQQIQVEDVVKQVNLERRVLERRFRKLLGRSPKAEIIRLQLVRARELLAETPLSNTEIAYRCGFNSAAYFMDLFRRKVGQTPGEFRQASQSPEHIV
- a CDS encoding phytanoyl-CoA dioxygenase family protein encodes the protein MDQFEIASRLKQDGYCVVENVIPANKVDSIRKEVVAAQLAHHEEAERELEKTRARGHRIGVIGVGLLKQVINATQCFAPYLADPRVLGVAEEIFGDFVRISCTDCVVTYPGNDRGYWHADWPYNATNTTHVKAPYPDIMMHLASIWMLTPFTKENGATYILPGSHKYDNNPAAGGMSGIDQDAHHPAELQATGSAGSVLLYDSRLWHAVAPNFSDESRAALIIRYAPWWLNLTPTIRGTPDHERMVLETGGKNYDAIPVRREAFEILPDNIKDLYRHWVSE
- a CDS encoding sodium:solute symporter, with amino-acid sequence MTYTAGLTPGRTGGSFLQYVLQYFLLICLCLAFLGGSACADVPLTAALDWQELPLPAPETAGQYVVLHDQLLFVFANRIFALNGPNATWQQADLASHEEWPLLFQQLKQGASLQPTTAGIICTGGTSAQVRLIRASNGQLQLSTLPPLPDRIQQPACAVLNDVLYVLGQLENSANSTGWSIDVSANANQQPHWKEWQLPVKQLQQPVLRVQNGSLYLLQKQSSEVFLYKNQEIWQAATPAPTSTFSQPPLALGPSHFLLPADSAGGNDLLYHTITDTWRIAPFILEPMPDQSQSTLQSVCNWQGGMLMVYPERLFWGHPQRLSQGFQVADLIVLGLYSVMLIAMSVYFTRRNQDCREYFLAGQRIPWWAAGLSLLGSSLSAITFMAFPAMAFRTNWVYLLGNFMILAVAPLVIWFYLPFYRRLNVTTAYEYLEYRFGLPSRLVGSSAFLLFQLGRMGVVVYLPALALSTVSSWDIYTCILVIGCVATLYTTLGGIEAVIWTDVIQVLVLIGGALVSLFVILSKIPGGMETAISSSLSAGKLHAVNYSWDVASTGIGVVIVGSLFKFLIPYSSDQGVIQRYLTTSDERQAARGIWLNAAASIPVWTLFFALGTGLWVFYQASPERLDPLGRTDEIFAWFIVHELPAGISGLVIAGLFAASMSSLDTSLNSMATAITADFYQSFRPQSSDRSALRLARLLTVLLGIFGTLTAIYLARANTQSIWDQFLKIMGLFGGGLAGMFIAGIFTRRTSQTGILVGFSLSAIVLYQVQLRGTVHFFLYGAIGILTCALSGWLFSLLLPQSRKQIEGLTIYTLNPPNAVETDIQPSESID
- a CDS encoding DUF1559 domain-containing protein, which produces MRRRAFTLIELLVVIAIIAILIALLLPAVQQAREAARRSACKNNFKQVGLALHNYHETHSLFPPGSLIADSTCGYSIQIRGWAWSVYILPFLDHANLYNQYTFTDYYYNTSVADWSLGATQIPVYLCPSDDQGFELVTCCSNRTNGGCTVGSKGDACDKQDFGITNMAGVADSVQRRCSATANRMGVNKDGIFFALSNTKVRDIVDGTSTTFIVGEVLGGGPGSNEGFYWNYSNLVDTSDGINGFNTRLGTPPGNYRLDGALSSRHTGGCHMLMADGSVHFISENIDAGVLADLTTRAGREVVGEF